The nucleotide window TTGGTTATCAGTTGTTGGTGCGGGTTGCTTCGCAACCCTTTCAGTTATTAGGAGTCATATTCTCCCTTTAAACACTTGTTCGCCATGCCAGTGAACATAGCCTTCGTCCGGGTAATAGGTTTGCTCTGACGGAAAATAAATGTCTCTGCCATCAAACTGTGCTAACCATTCTTCAAAACCTATTGATGTCGAGTCCACCTGTTCCGATACCCTGATAGTTAGTTCATCCGACAAGGTAAATACCCCACGGTCGAAGAGTTTGTGGTGTAAGGCACAGAGTGCCATGCCATTCTGGGGGATGTCGGGACCTTCTGCACTATGCCATTTGATATGTGCAGCTTCTATCGCGATTGGACGATCATCAAGCATCACATTGAACCCACAGATCGCGCAGCGGTGCCTGTAGGCTTCTAAGACTTCTGAACGGAATCTGGGATTTCGGGGGTTTAGTTGAGGTCCGGGGGCTTGGAGTTGCGGAGGAATCCCGATCGCCCATCCAAATGTCCATTCAATACCAACCGCTTGTAGAATATCTGCATGGTACGTGACAGGAAAATGAGAACCCAAGAGCCTACCCACTATTGCAAATCTCAAGTCTACGTCGTTTCGGAGTTGTGCAGCAATCGGCGGAAGGAACCCGCCGACTCCGTGTTCCCGTAGATCGCCAATAAGTGCATCGCC belongs to Candidatus Dadabacteria bacterium and includes:
- a CDS encoding restriction endonuclease; translation: MRYKSLLRKSYYKEIEGDLRELLKEFGPHRSSYRPQDPFWRLKNARNLEDRIWEIPNEHKISESRRSDGTSTGDALIGDLREHGVGGFLPPIAAQLRNDVDLRFAIVGRLLGSHFPVTYHADILQAVGIEWTFGWAIGIPPQLQAPGPQLNPRNPRFRSEVLEAYRHRCAICGFNVMLDDRPIAIEAAHIKWHSAEGPDIPQNGMALCALHHKLFDRGVFTLSDELTIRVSEQVDSTSIGFEEWLAQFDGRDIYFPSEQTYYPDEGYVHWHGEQVFKGRI